A single window of Zootoca vivipara chromosome 17, rZooViv1.1, whole genome shotgun sequence DNA harbors:
- the C2CD4D gene encoding C2 calcium-dependent domain-containing protein 4D: MFSRRKPPSPCPACPNVITPDRIPTFFIPPNLASLQGQRSCRSDSPDGRRILTRPAEQHIIQVESPEEGELQAVGRLYSTSSMPHLASPAGLPFLPESPHTRRRESLFHGGRLPRRLQGGRVSSPPTRPPLQPGLIFDSDTASSTETSPFSSPLMTRPLSCPPFCPAYGHRRRFAFCSTDVGAAPRPSSLSTEETSSADTSPSFPRRETDPPWGSPAPLPLFPLDLIRCHERLTKEVVLTVSKGGRLRLSSEYLQPQGRLRVRLVCAEAFYPPHCDPRHVSCCVSLQLRPGAGLRQRSAVVKKSRNPIFNEDFFFEGVSPEELSRCSLRLKVLNKGSGLRRDVVLGECDVPLDCLLP, translated from the coding sequence ATGTTCTCCAGAAGGAAGCCCCCTAGCCCCTGCCCTGCCTGCCCCAACGTGATCACGCCGGACAGGATCCCCACCTTCTTCATCCCTCCCAACTTGGCCAGCCTGCAGGGGCAGCGCTCGTGCAGGAGCGACAGCCCCGACGGCCGCAGGATCCTGACCCGGCCGGCCGAGCAGCACATCATCCAGGTGGAGAGCCCAGAGGAGGGGGAGCTCCAGGCCGTGGGGCGCCTCTACAGCACCTCCTCCATGCCCCACCTCGCCAGCCCCGCGGGCTTGCCCTTCCTGCCCGAGAGCCCCCACACCCGCCGCCGGGAGTCCCTCTTCCATGGCGGACGCCTGCCGCGCCGGTTGCAGGGGGGCCGGGTCTCCTCCCCGCCGACAAGGCCTCCCCTGCAGCCCGGTTTAATATTTGACAGCGACACGGCCTCCTCCACCGAGACATCCCCTTTCAGCTCTCCCCTGATGACGCGGCCTCTGAGTTGCCCTCCGTTCTGTCCGGCCTATGGGCATCGCCGAAGATTCGCCTTCTGCTCCACCGACGTTGGCGCTGCCCCGCGGCCCAGCTCCTTGTCCACGGAGGAGACCAGCTCTGCAGACACGAGCCCCAGCTTTCCGCGCCGGGAGACGGATCCCCCCTGGGGCTCCCCTGCCCCGCTGCCCCTCTTCCCGCTGGACCTGATCCGTTGCCACGAGCGGCTCACCAAGGAGGTGGTGCTGACAGTGAGCAAAGGCGGGCGGCTGAGGCTCTCCAGCGAGTACCTGCAGCCCCAGGGGCGCCTCCGCGTCCGGCTGGTGTGCGCCGAGGCCTTCTACCCTCCCCACTGTGACCCACGGCACGTCAGCTGCTGCGTCTCCTTGCAGCTGCGGCCCGGGGCAGGCCTGAGGCAGCGCAGCGCCGTCGTCAAGAAGAGCCGCAACCCCATTTTCAACGAGGACTTCTTCTTCGAGGGCGTCTCCCCGGAGGAGCTGTCCAGGTGCAGCTTGAGGCTCAAGGTGCTCAACAAAGGCTCCGGCCTCCGGAGGGACGTGGTGCTGGGGGAGTGCGACGTCCCACTGGATTGCCTGCTGCCCTGA